The genomic DNA AAAACAGGGTGATCTTTCAAGAGGAGGGTAGATGTTAGCCTATATCATTAGACGTATACTCTATGCGATACCCATACTGATAGGGGTCAACCTTATTACCTTTATGCTGTTCTTTATGGTCAATAGTCCCGATGACATGGCAAGGGTACAGCTAGGTGCGAAACAGGTCACACCTGAACTTATACAGTCATGGAAAGAGCAGAGAGGCTATGATAAACCTCTTTTTGTCAATACCAAAGCAGAAGGTCTGTCACAGATTTCAGATACCCTTTTTGTACAAGAGTCACTCAAACTCTTCTCCTTTGATTTTGGTTTTTCGGACAGCAACCGTGATATAGGATCGGATATTAAAGAGCGGATGATGCCCAGTCTCTCCATTGCTTTACCTACATTTGTGATCGCATTGATCACCAACATCAGTCTGGCATTGCTTTTGGTACTTTTTAGAGGTTCCATTTTAGATACGAGTATGATGATCATTGCCGTGATGATCATGTCGGTCTCCGGTCTCTTTTATATC from Sulfurovum xiamenensis includes the following:
- a CDS encoding ABC transporter permease, with product MLAYIIRRILYAIPILIGVNLITFMLFFMVNSPDDMARVQLGAKQVTPELIQSWKEQRGYDKPLFVNTKAEGLSQISDTLFVQESLKLFSFDFGFSDSNRDIGSDIKERMMPSLSIALPTFVIALITNISLALLLVLFRGSILDTSMMIIAVMIMSVSGLFYIIAGQVLFSKIWHWVPISGYESGWDGIKFILLPVMIGVFSGIGSGVRWYRSIFLEQINQDYVRTARAKGLSEIKVLFGHVLRNGMLPILTGVVVIIPSLFMGSLIMESFFGIPGLGSYTIDAINSQDFAIVKAMVFLGSVLYILGLILTDISYTLFDPRVKLS